One Azospirillum sp. B510 genomic window carries:
- a CDS encoding potassium channel family protein: MDQIVPDRRPRTSSPPPALPPGGGHGGYGGPHSGKGASKSWLGGALLTALLLGLIALSIRSVSGNLTFVLLGSVGLVVGAFHYLFPGSQFFTLALTNFIGVYACIFVFFAESNFHNISPLIQGVAFVLPLIAFLGGAWWRAEDIRRIVMSRRLREGGHFDRVFLWMAPVWGIGALTFLVPEQDMDTQTIGAIFLLSMSAIAAIVALVARDIAIFLLDAGLLFEGFFQQSARLVLPAFAFLTFYSLSVILFGAIYTIMDRFMMEPNFVIEGVRRDITFAEGIYFSLVTFATVGYGDIHPVSGPVRLVCGIEIVMGVLLLLFGFSAIIGHARPTSRSDRNDPL, from the coding sequence ATGGATCAGATCGTTCCCGACCGCCGTCCCCGGACGAGCAGCCCGCCTCCGGCGCTTCCTCCCGGTGGTGGCCATGGTGGGTATGGCGGACCCCATTCGGGCAAGGGGGCATCGAAATCCTGGCTGGGCGGGGCGCTGCTGACGGCGCTGCTGCTCGGCCTCATCGCGCTGTCGATCCGGTCGGTGTCGGGAAATCTGACCTTCGTCCTGCTCGGGTCGGTCGGTCTGGTGGTCGGTGCCTTCCACTATCTGTTTCCGGGCAGCCAGTTCTTCACCCTGGCGCTGACCAACTTCATCGGCGTCTATGCCTGTATCTTCGTCTTTTTCGCCGAGAGCAACTTCCACAACATCAGTCCGCTGATCCAGGGGGTCGCCTTCGTCCTGCCACTGATCGCCTTCCTGGGCGGAGCCTGGTGGCGGGCGGAGGACATCCGGCGCATCGTGATGTCGCGCCGGCTGCGCGAAGGGGGCCATTTCGACCGCGTCTTCCTGTGGATGGCACCGGTCTGGGGCATTGGCGCCCTGACCTTCCTGGTGCCGGAACAGGACATGGACACGCAGACCATCGGCGCCATCTTCCTGCTGTCGATGTCGGCCATCGCCGCCATCGTCGCCCTGGTGGCGCGCGACATCGCCATCTTCCTGCTCGATGCCGGCCTGCTGTTCGAAGGATTTTTCCAGCAATCGGCCCGGCTGGTGCTGCCGGCCTTCGCCTTCCTGACCTTCTACTCGCTCTCCGTCATCCTGTTCGGCGCCATCTACACCATCATGGACCGCTTCATGATGGAGCCGAACTTCGTCATCGAGGGCGTCCGGCGTGACATCACCTTCGCCGAAGGGATCTATTTCTCCCTCGTGACCTTCGCCACCGTCGGTTATGGCGACATCCACCCGGTGTCCGGTCCGGTCCGCCTGGTCTGCGGCATCGAGATCGTCATGGGTGTGCTTCTGCTGCTGTTCGGCTTCAGCGCCATCATCGGCCATGCCCGGCCGACCAGCCGGTCGGACCGCAACGATCCCCTCTGA
- a CDS encoding DUF1489 family protein: MPLHLIKLAVGVRDLDHLAELQDRRATTATGQTRIPVYTRRLPKRGGELLAGGSIYWVIKGSVLVRQPILAIDTDTDEEGESYCTLQLAADRVPTVPTPHRPFQGWRYLSAEAAPRDLAAADGAGDELPAGMAAELRALGLL, encoded by the coding sequence ATGCCTCTCCATCTCATCAAGCTCGCCGTCGGTGTCCGCGACCTCGATCATCTGGCGGAGCTTCAGGACCGCCGCGCCACGACGGCGACCGGCCAGACCAGAATCCCGGTCTACACCCGCCGTCTGCCCAAGCGGGGCGGCGAGTTGCTGGCCGGCGGATCGATCTATTGGGTCATCAAGGGCAGCGTGCTGGTGCGCCAGCCCATCCTTGCCATCGACACCGATACCGACGAGGAGGGGGAGAGCTACTGCACCCTTCAGCTTGCCGCCGACCGGGTTCCGACGGTGCCGACACCCCATCGCCCTTTCCAGGGCTGGCGTTACCTGAGCGCCGAGGCCGCACCTCGGGATCTTGCCGCCGCCGATGGGGCGGGGGACGAGTTGCCGGCCGGGATGGCGGCGGAATTGCGGGCGCTCGGTCTGCTCTGA
- a CDS encoding IS1380-like element ISAzs3 family transposase, whose protein sequence is MVDHTLPLPGLSPVAGKPVIGRFDGGRLSSDGGLLVLREVAKRLRIADRLAACIEDPRDPTRTVHSLADIIGFRLLAIAAGYEDGNDAGSLRSDPLFKMALERLPSERDLCSQATISRLENLPDTRALLRMGRAMVDLYCASFRQVPKRIVLDVDDTFDTVHGGQQLRLFNAHYDEYGFQPIVVFDGNGRFVTAVLRPAKRPKGTEIRTFLRRLLRAIRANWPKTEILLRADGHYACPEVLDWCEAEGLDYVLGLPTSSTLRRHVTTLEASTAARFQAMPGADKVRRFKEFYDGASTWSRVRRIVARVEAGDQGTDSRFIVTNLRHGTGRWLYAGLYCARGQAENHIKAWKSHLAADRTSCTKATANQFRLFLHAGAYWLLWSLRSLMPKRSRWRTVQFDTLRLRLVKTAARIVEMKTQIKVHLPTSAPDQAIIHLALGRMPRLIC, encoded by the coding sequence ATGGTTGATCATACCCTGCCGCTGCCCGGCCTGTCACCCGTTGCTGGAAAGCCGGTGATCGGGCGCTTTGATGGCGGCCGCCTGTCCTCCGATGGCGGGCTGCTGGTGCTGCGGGAGGTGGCGAAGCGGCTGCGGATTGCCGATCGGCTGGCCGCCTGTATTGAGGACCCGCGCGATCCAACGCGCACCGTGCATTCGCTGGCCGACATCATCGGCTTTCGCCTGCTGGCCATCGCGGCGGGCTACGAGGACGGCAACGACGCCGGCAGCCTACGCTCCGACCCGCTGTTCAAGATGGCCCTGGAACGCCTGCCGTCCGAGCGTGACCTTTGCTCGCAAGCCACCATCTCGCGCCTGGAGAACCTGCCGGATACCCGCGCACTGCTGCGCATGGGCCGAGCCATGGTCGATCTCTACTGCGCGTCCTTTCGCCAGGTGCCCAAGCGCATCGTGCTGGATGTAGACGACACCTTCGACACGGTGCATGGCGGTCAGCAGTTGCGCCTGTTCAACGCCCATTATGACGAGTACGGCTTCCAGCCCATCGTTGTCTTCGACGGCAACGGCCGCTTTGTCACCGCTGTGCTGCGCCCAGCCAAGCGGCCCAAGGGGACGGAGATCCGGACCTTCCTGCGTCGCCTGCTCCGCGCCATTCGGGCAAACTGGCCCAAGACCGAGATCCTGCTGCGCGCCGACGGCCATTACGCCTGCCCGGAGGTGCTGGACTGGTGCGAGGCGGAGGGGCTCGACTACGTGCTCGGTCTGCCGACCAGCAGCACACTGCGCCGTCACGTCACCACGCTGGAGGCCAGCACCGCGGCGCGCTTCCAGGCCATGCCCGGAGCCGACAAGGTGCGCCGCTTCAAGGAATTCTATGACGGGGCCAGCACCTGGAGCCGGGTCCGCCGCATCGTCGCGCGCGTCGAGGCAGGAGACCAGGGCACCGACAGCCGCTTCATCGTCACCAACCTACGCCACGGCACGGGTCGCTGGCTGTATGCCGGCCTGTATTGCGCGAGGGGACAGGCGGAAAATCATATAAAAGCCTGGAAATCCCACCTTGCCGCAGACCGGACCTCCTGCACCAAGGCGACGGCCAACCAGTTCCGCCTGTTCCTGCACGCCGGGGCGTACTGGCTGCTGTGGAGCCTGCGCTCGCTGATGCCGAAACGCTCCCGCTGGCGCACGGTGCAATTCGACACCTTGCGGCTGCGCTTGGTGAAGACCGCCGCGCGTATCGTGGAGATGAAGACGCAGATCAAGGTGCACCTGCCGACCAGCGCGCCTGATCAGGCGATCATCCACCTCGCCCTCGGCCGCATGCCCCGGCTCATCTGCTGA
- a CDS encoding IS66-like element ISAzs20 family transposase (programmed frameshift) gives MDALPDTIDALRAALIEARGRAALAEADAAQARAERSGDQALIATLKLQIEKLQRDLYGRRSERTSRLLGQLEFQLEEAQASVGEDDLAAEQVAEATGAARITRKAPSRKPFPAHLPRERVVIPAPAVCPCCGSTRLCKLGESVTETAERIPARWKIIQTVREKFSCRDCETISQPPAPFHTTPRGWAGPNLLATLLFEKFGQHQPLNRQCERFAKEGMEISLSTAADQVGAACGVLKPLLDRLAAHVLAAERLHGEPPKGQRSYDTTVPVLAKGKTDTGRIWVYVRDDRPFAGAAAPAALFHYSRDRGGGHPEAHLAGWAGVLQADAYAGYNRLYDASRQPEPVAEVLCWAHARRKFFELADIAANKRRGKGAPPISPLALEAVRRIDPLFDIEREALGRSAADRLAVRTELSKPQVEELENWMRTARAGMSKHAPVAKAMDYMLTRWEGFTRFLRDGRVCLTNNAAERALRGIALGRKAWLFCGSDRGGQRAAAMYSLIVTAKMNDIDPQAWLADVLARINDLPQTKLHELLPWEWKRLHEATTAT, from the exons ATGGACGCCCTGCCCGACACCATCGACGCCCTGCGCGCCGCGCTGATCGAAGCGCGTGGCCGGGCTGCGTTGGCCGAGGCGGACGCCGCCCAGGCGCGGGCCGAACGGTCCGGCGACCAGGCGCTGATCGCCACCCTGAAGCTCCAGATCGAGAAGCTCCAGCGCGACCTCTACGGCCGGCGCTCCGAACGGACCTCCCGACTGCTCGGCCAGCTCGAATTCCAGTTGGAGGAGGCGCAGGCAAGCGTCGGCGAGGACGATCTGGCGGCGGAACAGGTGGCCGAGGCGACCGGCGCGGCCCGCATCACCCGCAAGGCGCCGTCGCGCAAGCCGTTCCCGGCGCACCTGCCGCGCGAGCGCGTCGTGATCCCGGCGCCGGCGGTGTGCCCATGCTGCGGCTCGACCCGGCTGTGCAAGCTGGGTGAAAGCGTGACCGAGACGGCCGAGCGCATTCCCGCGCGGTGGAAAATCATCCAGACGGTGCGCGAGAAATTCTCCTGCCGGGACTGCGAGACGATCAGCCAGCCGCCGGCACCGTTCCACACCACGCCGCGCGGCTGGGCGGGGCCGAACCTGCTGGCCACGCTGCTGTTCGAGAAGTTCGGCCAGCATCAGCCGCTGAACCGCCAGTGCGAGCGCTTCGCCAAGGAGGGCATGGAGATCAGCCTGTCCACCGCGGCCGACCAGGTGGGGGCGGCCTGCGGCGTGCTGAAGCCGCTGCTCGACCGGCTCGCAGCGCATGTGCTGGCGGCGGAGCGGTTGCACGGCGAGCC CCCGAAGGGCCAGCGAAGCTACGACACGACCGTGCCGGTGCTGGCGAAGGGCAAGACCGACACCGGCCGCATCTGGGTCTATGTGCGCGACGATCGCCCCTTCGCGGGCGCGGCGGCACCGGCGGCGCTGTTCCACTACTCCCGCGACCGTGGCGGCGGGCATCCCGAGGCACATCTGGCCGGTTGGGCCGGAGTGCTGCAGGCCGACGCCTATGCCGGATACAACCGCCTCTACGACGCGAGCCGCCAGCCGGAGCCCGTGGCCGAGGTCCTGTGTTGGGCGCACGCGCGTCGGAAATTCTTCGAACTCGCCGATATCGCCGCCAACAAGCGGCGCGGCAAGGGGGCGCCCCCGATTTCTCCGCTGGCGCTGGAGGCGGTGCGGCGCATCGACCCGCTGTTCGACATCGAGCGCGAAGCCCTCGGGCGCTCGGCAGCCGACCGTCTGGCGGTGCGCACAGAGCTGTCCAAGCCCCAGGTCGAGGAACTGGAAAACTGGATGCGAACGGCCCGGGCCGGGATGTCGAAGCACGCGCCGGTGGCCAAGGCGATGGACTACATGCTGACCCGCTGGGAAGGCTTCACCCGCTTCCTGCGTGACGGACGGGTCTGCCTGACCAACAATGCTGCCGAACGAGCGTTGCGTGGAATCGCCCTTGGCAGGAAGGCATGGCTATTCTGCGGATCGGATCGAGGCGGGCAGCGCGCCGCCGCCATGTACAGCCTGATCGTGACGGCAAAGATGAACGACATCGATCCCCAGGCGTGGCTGGCCGACGTCCTGGCCCGCATCAACGATCTGCCGCAGACCAAGCTGCACGAACTGCTGCCCTGGGAATGGAAGCGGCTGCACGAGGCGACCACGGCGACCTGA
- the tnpB gene encoding IS66 family insertion sequence element accessory protein TnpB (TnpB, as the term is used for proteins encoded by IS66 family insertion elements, is considered an accessory protein, since TnpC, encoded by a neighboring gene, is a DDE family transposase.), whose amino-acid sequence MIPVPSGVRVWLAGGVTDMRCGMNSLALKVQEGLGRDPHAGDLYVFRGRRGDMVKCLWHDGLGMSLYAKRLERGRFIWPSPASGAVAISASQFAYLLDAIDWRNPQQTWRPRSAG is encoded by the coding sequence ATGATCCCGGTCCCCTCGGGCGTTCGGGTCTGGCTGGCGGGCGGGGTCACCGACATGCGCTGCGGGATGAACTCTCTGGCGCTGAAGGTCCAGGAGGGTCTTGGCCGCGATCCCCATGCCGGCGATTTATACGTCTTCCGTGGACGTCGCGGTGACATGGTGAAGTGCCTGTGGCATGACGGGCTCGGCATGTCGCTGTACGCCAAGAGGCTTGAACGGGGCCGTTTCATCTGGCCCAGCCCGGCCAGCGGAGCCGTGGCCATTTCCGCGTCCCAGTTCGCGTATCTGCTCGACGCCATCGACTGGCGCAATCCGCAGCAGACTTGGAGACCGCGCTCGGCCGGATAG
- a CDS encoding IS66-like element accessory protein TnpA, whose product MTIQRVEVITGQERRRQFSDEEKLRLVEEAFQPGVKATEVARRLGVDVSLLYRWRRQFFGQQPRLPAFMPITVATDAPAPEEVAEPTAAPAAPPAGLIEVEFATARLRITGPVDPALVGTVIAALSGRSA is encoded by the coding sequence ATGACTATCCAACGCGTCGAGGTGATCACGGGCCAGGAGCGGCGGCGGCAGTTCAGCGACGAGGAGAAGCTGCGGCTGGTCGAAGAGGCGTTCCAGCCGGGCGTCAAGGCGACCGAAGTCGCCCGGCGCCTGGGCGTGGACGTCAGCCTGCTGTACCGCTGGCGCCGCCAGTTCTTCGGTCAGCAGCCCCGGCTGCCCGCCTTCATGCCGATCACCGTCGCCACCGACGCTCCGGCACCGGAGGAGGTGGCAGAGCCGACAGCGGCGCCAGCGGCCCCACCAGCCGGTCTCATCGAGGTCGAATTCGCGACGGCGCGCTTGCGCATCACCGGCCCGGTCGATCCGGCCCTGGTCGGCACGGTGATCGCCGCGCTGTCGGGACGGTCGGCATGA
- the istA gene encoding IS21 family transposase, producing MPRASSDMRRIREVLRLRDEFGASQRQIADACRLPRSTVRDYLDRLRASGLRYADVLGWTDIELEERLFPPPVTSARPVPDWQHISRELSRRGVTLRLLWEEYLEVHPGGYRYTQFVQHFRAWQGAHAEPRLRREHRPGAAIEVDYAGMTLSVGLGAEARQAQVFVACLPYSGYVYAEATWTQQAEEWLASHVRLFEHLGGVPGKLVPDNLKVGVSHASFYDPAINPAYHDLARHYRTAVLPARVRRPRDKPSAENGVQQVERRVLAPLRDTPFATLDAANAALRDKLATLNAAPLSRRPQDTRAGLFATEEKPTLRPLPPDRFVPGTWARHKVPPDYHLALDGGVYSVPDTLIGKTVDVHSTAGVISVFLRGKRMACHVRRQDGATVTLDAHRPVNHRAVARFTPDTIQADLAAIGPAAALLFARILAGADHPEQAVRAGIGLIRLAATHGTSRLEQACQAALEANVGSYRYVQRWLAAPPATSADPAGAGEHANLRGPSYYH from the coding sequence ATGCCCCGAGCGAGTTCGGACATGCGGCGGATCAGAGAAGTCCTTCGTCTGCGGGATGAGTTCGGCGCCAGCCAACGGCAGATTGCCGATGCCTGCCGGCTGCCGCGCAGCACCGTGCGCGATTACCTGGATCGGCTACGGGCCTCCGGGCTGCGGTACGCGGATGTGCTGGGCTGGACGGACATCGAGTTGGAGGAGCGGCTGTTCCCGCCTCCGGTCACGTCGGCGCGCCCGGTGCCTGACTGGCAGCACATCAGCCGTGAACTCAGCCGCCGTGGCGTAACGCTGCGGCTGCTGTGGGAGGAATACCTGGAGGTCCATCCCGGCGGCTATCGTTACACCCAATTCGTCCAGCATTTCCGGGCATGGCAGGGTGCCCATGCCGAGCCGCGTCTGCGCCGGGAGCATCGGCCGGGGGCGGCGATCGAGGTCGATTACGCCGGGATGACGCTGAGCGTCGGGCTCGGCGCCGAGGCGCGACAGGCCCAGGTGTTTGTCGCCTGTCTGCCGTATTCGGGCTACGTCTATGCCGAGGCGACCTGGACCCAGCAGGCGGAGGAGTGGCTGGCCTCGCACGTCCGGCTGTTCGAACATCTGGGCGGCGTGCCGGGCAAGCTGGTGCCGGATAATCTCAAGGTCGGCGTCAGCCACGCCTCCTTCTACGATCCGGCGATCAACCCGGCCTATCACGATCTCGCCCGGCACTACCGCACCGCCGTTCTGCCGGCCCGGGTCCGGCGCCCACGCGATAAGCCCAGCGCCGAGAACGGTGTGCAGCAGGTCGAGCGGCGGGTGCTGGCCCCGTTGCGCGATACGCCCTTCGCCACGTTGGACGCTGCCAACGCAGCCTTGCGCGACAAGCTGGCCACCCTCAACGCCGCTCCCTTGAGCCGCAGGCCACAGGACACGCGCGCCGGCTTGTTCGCCACCGAGGAGAAGCCGACCCTGCGCCCCTTGCCGCCGGACCGCTTCGTGCCCGGCACTTGGGCTCGCCACAAGGTGCCGCCCGACTATCATCTCGCCCTCGACGGCGGCGTCTACTCAGTGCCCGACACGCTGATCGGCAAGACGGTCGACGTGCACAGCACTGCCGGCGTGATCAGCGTCTTCCTGCGCGGCAAGCGGATGGCCTGCCATGTCCGCCGGCAGGATGGCGCCACCGTGACGCTGGACGCCCATCGCCCTGTCAACCACCGGGCCGTTGCCCGCTTCACCCCCGACACCATTCAGGCCGATTTGGCCGCCATCGGCCCGGCCGCCGCGCTGCTGTTCGCGCGCATCCTGGCCGGCGCCGATCATCCCGAACAGGCGGTGCGGGCCGGGATCGGCCTGATCCGCCTAGCGGCCACCCACGGCACCAGCCGGCTGGAGCAGGCCTGCCAGGCGGCGCTGGAGGCCAACGTCGGATCCTACCGCTACGTCCAGCGCTGGTTGGCGGCGCCCCCCGCCACGTCGGCGGACCCGGCCGGTGCCGGCGAGCACGCCAATCTGCGCGGCCCTTCCTACTATCACTGA
- a CDS encoding ATP-binding protein codes for MRFAELHLERYGHFEDCRLPFQAGAPDFHMVYGPNEAGKSTTLSAVSDLLFGFPMRSPFNFRFDYALLRIGAVLEEDGRHLACRRRKSRDQSLIDATDRPLDEGQLSALLHGLNRETFSAGFSLDQAGLRNGGEAMLQASDDLGQALFAAGSGLTEISKVREALDNELDAIWGKRAAARRTFVAAERQLDACLKTMREAQLRPKEWSDAQAKVEACEQTLRDLLQRQNTLTAQRDDAERLRRIGTAMRSRAALLAEIAAEGAVTVFSPAEDTAARTLLAALTKAGEAHDAAKRHRDDMAEKLSRLQPDSIAALGEHIERLIEKRGGITKDVTDLDRLTVERQGLLERATSLRTELTLPGDLPSGLEVRKLRDIAKRHLSLADGLGARDGELENLRTDARTLREDLADAVVAEGLDELRAVIGLARGLGDDIDHRCAEAQADIERADAETQLALAALAPWQGGADRLAMLCEFDDGELQAASDAELKLATRLESDQAELRRLENEIEQLGTQRGLLAQTGQAVSADKVLRARQARDDLWTAIGTHLRQGRAAEAQALGDDFTAALQDADAIADRRYATAEESARLTALDHQQALLDLTRQQAEKAVQEAESALSAQTISWEDRLRAQGLPPLTPLRLRAWFAQRRAALDLHRQTAEARRQAARLMERRAEAVGILARALTVSPENDRLSPLLAAADRERMKGEILEQAFREKNAKLAALEESISRCERQDIQDRRALQAAVTDWTEASARLGIAADIAGIDHWLELVEELRGILDGISAHDRRLDIIGKDRKSFDAEVEALAADAQMDVQADPMRTLDALRERLAKARSVAQEVETLEAERKKHQADMDRAAIDRTIALDRLGSFMNRAEVAEVALLPPLLDRSKAHQERLARLAEAERQIVADGDALPLADLIAAWEACDPDMVASQSATLGQTLEALNKEVAEAANALGEARMVFQSLGQSSHGAADAAADAEAAKADMKAEADLYVLKRAQQLLLSRAVEQYRARRQAPLLTRAGTLFRTLTLGRFVDFRIDHDPSTPRLLGLRQDGETLVSIEGMSEGTRDQLFLALRLAAVEQSIAAGVRVPFIADDLFVNFDDDRAEAGLNVLAGLAASTQVLFFTHHAHLRNMGQAVDGLARLEL; via the coding sequence ATGCGGTTTGCCGAACTCCATCTGGAACGCTATGGCCATTTCGAGGATTGCCGCCTGCCCTTCCAGGCGGGAGCTCCCGATTTCCATATGGTCTACGGCCCCAACGAGGCGGGAAAATCGACCACTCTCTCGGCCGTCTCCGACCTGCTGTTCGGCTTTCCGATGCGCAGCCCCTTCAATTTCCGCTTCGATTACGCGCTTCTGCGCATCGGCGCGGTGCTCGAGGAGGATGGACGGCACCTGGCCTGCCGGCGCCGCAAGTCCCGAGACCAGAGCCTGATCGATGCGACGGACCGCCCCCTGGATGAAGGTCAACTGTCGGCCCTGCTGCACGGCCTGAACCGCGAAACCTTCAGCGCCGGCTTCAGCCTGGACCAAGCCGGACTGCGCAACGGCGGCGAAGCAATGCTTCAGGCTTCGGACGATCTGGGGCAGGCCCTGTTCGCCGCCGGATCCGGACTGACGGAAATCAGCAAGGTTCGTGAGGCGCTCGACAACGAACTGGATGCGATCTGGGGCAAGCGCGCTGCCGCCCGTCGGACCTTCGTTGCCGCGGAAAGGCAACTCGATGCCTGTTTGAAAACCATGCGCGAGGCGCAGCTCAGACCCAAGGAATGGTCCGACGCGCAGGCGAAGGTCGAGGCTTGCGAACAGACCCTTCGGGATCTGCTGCAACGGCAGAATACGCTGACCGCCCAGCGCGACGACGCCGAACGGCTGCGCCGCATCGGCACCGCAATGCGGTCGCGGGCCGCCCTGTTGGCCGAGATCGCCGCGGAAGGAGCGGTGACCGTCTTCTCACCCGCGGAGGATACCGCGGCGCGGACCTTGCTGGCGGCCCTGACGAAGGCGGGCGAAGCCCATGATGCGGCCAAGCGGCACCGCGACGACATGGCGGAAAAGCTGAGCCGGCTCCAACCAGATTCCATCGCCGCGCTTGGCGAGCACATCGAGCGCCTGATCGAAAAGCGGGGCGGGATCACCAAGGATGTCACCGATCTGGACCGGCTGACGGTCGAGCGGCAAGGGCTGCTGGAACGCGCGACATCCCTGCGCACGGAACTGACCCTACCCGGCGACCTGCCATCCGGCCTTGAGGTCAGGAAGCTTCGCGACATCGCCAAACGTCACCTCAGCCTCGCCGACGGCCTGGGGGCGCGGGATGGGGAGCTCGAAAACCTGCGGACCGATGCCCGGACACTGCGCGAGGACCTGGCCGACGCGGTCGTCGCCGAAGGGCTGGACGAGCTCCGGGCCGTGATCGGTCTTGCCCGTGGGCTGGGCGACGACATCGACCACCGTTGTGCCGAAGCCCAGGCAGACATCGAGCGCGCGGACGCCGAGACGCAGCTGGCGCTGGCGGCCCTTGCTCCTTGGCAGGGCGGCGCCGACCGGCTGGCCATGCTCTGCGAATTCGATGATGGAGAACTCCAGGCCGCCTCCGATGCGGAACTCAAGCTCGCCACCAGATTGGAAAGCGACCAGGCCGAACTCCGCCGCTTGGAAAACGAGATCGAACAGCTCGGAACCCAGCGCGGCTTGCTGGCTCAAACCGGGCAGGCGGTGTCGGCGGACAAGGTTCTTAGGGCGCGGCAGGCGCGGGATGATCTGTGGACGGCCATCGGCACCCATTTGCGGCAGGGCCGCGCCGCGGAGGCCCAGGCGCTCGGCGACGATTTCACGGCGGCGCTTCAGGACGCCGACGCCATCGCCGACCGCCGCTACGCGACCGCCGAGGAGTCCGCGCGCCTGACTGCCCTGGACCACCAGCAGGCCCTCCTGGATTTGACGCGGCAGCAGGCGGAAAAGGCCGTACAGGAGGCTGAGAGCGCGCTATCCGCACAAACGATCTCCTGGGAAGACCGCCTTCGCGCGCAAGGACTGCCGCCCCTGACGCCGCTGAGGCTGCGCGCCTGGTTTGCCCAACGTCGCGCCGCGCTGGATCTTCATCGCCAGACGGCCGAGGCCCGGCGGCAGGCCGCGCGCCTGATGGAACGCAGGGCCGAAGCGGTCGGCATCCTTGCAAGGGCCTTGACGGTTTCGCCGGAGAACGACCGGCTGTCGCCGCTGCTGGCGGCTGCCGACCGTGAACGGATGAAGGGCGAGATCCTGGAGCAGGCGTTCCGCGAGAAAAACGCCAAGCTCGCCGCCCTGGAGGAGAGTATCTCCCGTTGCGAGCGGCAGGACATCCAGGATCGCCGGGCCTTGCAGGCTGCGGTCACCGACTGGACCGAGGCATCGGCGCGGCTGGGAATCGCCGCGGACATCGCGGGTATCGACCACTGGCTCGAACTGGTCGAGGAATTGCGGGGCATCCTTGACGGAATCTCCGCACACGACCGCAGGCTCGACATCATCGGCAAGGACCGCAAGTCCTTCGACGCGGAGGTGGAGGCGCTGGCAGCCGACGCGCAGATGGACGTACAGGCAGACCCGATGCGGACGCTCGACGCTCTTCGGGAGCGTTTGGCCAAGGCGCGTTCGGTCGCACAGGAGGTCGAGACGCTGGAGGCCGAGCGGAAGAAGCATCAGGCGGACATGGATCGCGCCGCCATCGATCGAACCATCGCACTCGATCGCCTGGGCTCCTTCATGAACCGCGCCGAAGTTGCCGAGGTCGCGCTTCTGCCTCCGCTCCTCGACCGGTCGAAAGCCCATCAGGAACGCCTTGCCCGGCTGGCTGAGGCCGAACGGCAGATCGTCGCGGATGGCGACGCTCTGCCGCTTGCCGATCTCATCGCCGCCTGGGAAGCCTGCGATCCCGACATGGTGGCCTCCCAGTCGGCCACATTGGGCCAGACGCTAGAAGCGCTGAACAAGGAGGTGGCCGAAGCGGCCAATGCGCTTGGTGAGGCCCGGATGGTGTTCCAGAGCCTGGGCCAGTCCTCCCATGGCGCGGCCGATGCCGCGGCCGACGCGGAGGCGGCAAAGGCGGACATGAAGGCCGAGGCGGACCTCTATGTGCTCAAACGGGCGCAGCAGCTTCTGTTGAGCCGCGCGGTCGAACAATACCGCGCGCGCCGGCAGGCGCCGTTGCTGACGCGCGCCGGCACGCTTTTCCGCACATTGACCCTCGGACGCTTCGTCGACTTCCGGATCGATCACGATCCATCGACACCGCGTTTGCTGGGGCTGCGGCAGGATGGGGAGACCCTTGTCTCCATCGAAGGCATGAGCGAGGGCACGAGGGATCAGCTGTTCCTCGCTCTGCGACTGGCGGCGGTCGAACAGTCGATTGCCGCTGGTGTGCGGGTTCCCTTCATCGCCGACGACCTGTTCGTCAATTTCGACGACGACCGCGCGGAAGCCGGTTTGAACGTCCTTGCTGGGCTTGCCGCCTCGACGCAGGTGCTGTTCTTCACCCATCATGCCCATTTGCGCAACATGGGGCAGGCGGTCGACGGACTGGCGCGACTTGAGTTGTGA